A single window of Selenomonas sputigena DNA harbors:
- a CDS encoding nucleotidyltransferase family protein: MVLTLDEIREKVRPICEAYKVKRLFLFGSYARGEATKESDVDFHIMLDEETTLLELGGLYVDLEDALQKEVDIATQVPKEQEIFGKYMEKEEILLYEDQRERCAGSAEYSQAL; the protein is encoded by the coding sequence ATGGTTTTGACCTTGGATGAAATCCGCGAAAAAGTTCGCCCAATCTGTGAGGCGTACAAGGTGAAGCGACTCTTCCTGTTCGGCTCTTATGCACGTGGAGAAGCTACGAAAGAAAGCGATGTGGACTTTCATATTATGTTGGACGAAGAAACGACTTTGTTGGAATTGGGTGGACTCTATGTAGATCTGGAGGACGCTTTGCAAAAGGAAGTCGATATCGCTACACAAGTTCCAAAGGAGCAGGAGATTTTCGGGAAGTATATGGAAAAGGAAGAGATTTTGCTTTATGAAGATCAGCGAGAAAGATGCGCAGGTTCTGCGGAATATAGTCAAGCATTGTGA